The window TTACATAGATTAAGTAAAAACAATGAATAATTTTAAAACATCTGCCAAACTCATTCTACTCTCACTTTTCATTTTTCAGCAATTCGGATATTCCCAATGCAACCTGACAAATGCAACAGGGTGTTCCTGTGAGAACGGAAGTACAACCTGTGATTTATTACCTGATATCACCATTTCATGGTATGCGCTGGAAACATATCAAAATGGTCCAACGGAATATTCACAGACAGGTAATGGTGCAAACAATGGCAAACTCCGTATCACAAGTTCAACACCAAACATTGGATATGGGCCATTGACAGTCAGATCAGAAGATTCTATTGGTAATAAAACTATTATTTGCGGAACAGATACATTTACGGTACCGGGAGGAACTGTTTTTAACTGCCCGAATGGTGAAACTCCAAAACAAATTCTAAGGCAGTTAATTTATCAAAAAAACGGTAACACTATGAGCTATCGGGAGCATTTTACGCCTCCGATGACCTATTCGAACAGCAGTATGTATGTGGATGACTGGGGTATATTTTCGCTGCGAATGGCGCTTCCTAACGACCCGAATCCCCGCAACTGGCCTATCGTTGGTTCCGGAAAAAAGAGAGCATTTTGCCTGATGGATTATGGATCATGTAGTACCTATAATGACCATTGCCGCGACACAAATACTATTTATCAGGGAGGTAACGCACTGGTTAATTCCAATTTTCCTAACTGGGGACTTGGGAATGGCTATAATTGCGGACCAACCGAGCAAGGGATATCTTCCGGCTATACAGATATCTACAGTGAAAATCTGGATGGCATGTGGATAACGATCCCTCCAAATACCTGTAACGGGAATTATTGGATTTATTATGAAGTCGATCCTCATAATTATTTCGAAGAAAGTAACGAAAATAACAACTTCACTTTGATTCCTTTTACACTCGCTTTACAAAGTGCACCGGGAAATCCTGCGGCCACCATTCAAAGCACGCAAGTTCCTTTACTTTGCGGGAATGATTCCATCACCTTAACTGCGAATGCAGGTTATGATTTTCTTTGGTCTACCGGGGCCACAACTCAATCTATTAAAGTACCGGCGGGGATTTATACGGTAACAGTCACCAATTACTGTGGCACTGCAACTTCTGTACCTTATACGATTGCGGCAGCACCGGCACCTGTTGCACCTCTCGTTAACGGGGATACCATTTGTCTGGGAGACAGTGCCCACTTAACTTCAAGCGGGACCAATATCAGCTGGTATGATACAAATGACAGTCTAGTTGGTACCGGAAATACATTTTCAACGCCACCTTTAGGTGTCAGTACAAATTATTTTGCGCAGGATATAATGATAACCTCCGGAAATATCATTTTCGGCGGCAAAACAGACAGTTCAGGGAGTGGAGGCTTTTACACCGGCTCGCAATCACTGATCTTTTCAACCTATCAACCCATCCTGATAAAATCTGTAAAAGTATATTCCAACACTGCAGGTGCCAGAAATGTAGCTGTTTATACTAGCACAGGGCAACTTGTGCAATCCGGTTCGTTTCAAATCCCGGTAGGTGAATACAGAATTCCATTAAATTTCTAAATACCTGTTGGAGCCGATTTCAGAATTACAATAAATGGTACCCCGAATTTGTGGAGAAATAATAATGGTGTAGTGTACCCCTATGTAATTACTGACACCCTTTCGATTACCGGTTCGACCGCCGGGTCCAATTTATACTACTATTTTTACGATTGGGAAGTTGAAGTAGGTCATAGCGAATGCAAGAGTCCGAAATCCATGGCCACAGCACAAGTTGAGGTTTGCACCGGAATAGCCTATACCAATGCGAACAATCTTATTCATGTCTATCCAAATCCCGCTAAAAACAATTTTACCATTGAGTTGACTCCAACTGAAAATGATCAAGATGCAAGAGTCCTGATTTATGATATGACCGGAAGAGAAATCTTTTCATCAGAACTTATACTCAATTACGGACAACGATCAATGAAAGTGATAAATACACGTGACTTGAAAAATGGCACCTTCCTTATTAAAATAAAAATAGGCGACAACTTATTTTACAGAAGAATTGTTATTGTGAAATAAACGTCATTTTTCATGTGGAATTATGAAGCGATGAATCGCTTTAAAAAGTGATCGGATGGATCCACAATTAAGAGTTGAAGCACTAAAGAAACCGGATTACAGCCATTGGAGGGTAATTTGTTTGAGTCTAGTGTATTTGTTAATGGGGATTCATATTGCTCATTGGAAAATTGCCGGAAGAACCCTTGCTCCTTTAGAACTCAACGAAGTTCTTTATACCTTACATCTTGGTATCATTACAGCAGGATTTATCTTCATGGGTGTTGCTTTACTTTCTATAGTGATTGCAGGCAGATTCTTTTGTTCGTGGATGTGCCATATATTGGCTTTACAAGATCTGAGTGAATGGATACTAAAGAAATTAAAAATTAAACCCAAACATATTCGTTCAAGATATCTATACCTGATCCCATTTATCTGCTTCGGCTACCTCTTTCTTTTACCTCAGATTCAACGAATATACTTTCATCAACCGCTTGCAATATGGCGAATTCAAAGCGATAGTGAAGGATGGGCTTCTTTCATTACAAATGATTTCTGGAGAAATCTTCCAGGTTTTGGAATTACGATGCTCACCTTTTTTACGTGTGGTTTTGGGATCATTTATTTCCTTGGTTCAAGAAGCTTTTGCCAGTATGTATGTCCTTATGGCGCACTTTTCGCGATGACGGATAGAATCGCTCCGGGTAAAATAAAACTTACAGGTGATTGCAATCAATGTGGTAAATGCACGGCTGTTTGCAGTTCGCATATTAAAGTTCACAAAGAAATACTACATTTTGGAAAAGTTGTAGATCACAACTGCTTAAAAGATCTTGATTGTGTGCAGGTATGTCCAAATGATGCAATTCATTTTGGCTTTACGAAACCAACAGGTTTTAGCTCTCTGAATGCCATCCCTTCAGAAAAAAAACAGTTTGACTTCACTTTAAAAGAAGATATAGCGCTGGTATTGCTGTTTTTACTTTACGTGCCCATCTATTTTGGCCTTTACGATTCGGTTGCATTTCTTCTGGCCGCAACCGTATCCGTAATCTTATCGTTTTTAACGATTCTTGCCTATCGGATGACTTCATTAAGTTTTATTCGAACAGGAAAAATTATCCTGAAAAAAGATGATAAAATCACAATCTATGGTAAATACTTTTTAGCCATATTCGTAATGCTGTTGCTATTCACGTGTCACAGTGTAACCATTCGTTATCATCAACTGACAGGTGAGCACTTTTATCATCAGGTTGCTAACATTGAAAGCAATTCATCCCCTGAGCTTGGTAAACAGGAAACGCAGGACCAGGTCAACACTGCCCTGCATCACCTCAGCTTCATTTACCAATGGGGCTGCTACCGGCCTGCACCATTATTGCGTCAACTTTCGGCTCTTGCCATTTACCAAAATGATTACAAACAAGCCGTGGTCTATCTTGAAAAAATGACTAAACTGGTGCCGCAAGATCTCGAAGCCCGGATCCGGCTGGCAAAGATTTACGTAAAACAAAATAATGCGGAGGAAGCCTTTCCTCTACTTCGTTCGTTAGCTAACGAAGACGTACATACGAATCATGACAAAATAATAAAAAGTGAAGCGCTGGTTGTTCTTGGTCATCTGGAAGAAAACAGTGGATTCCCTGCTGAAGCATTGTTACATTACAAGAAAGCCATTGAATACCATAAAGACAATAAAGAAGCATGGCTGGCCGGAGGGGTATTGCTTACTAAAGCCGGACAACGGAAAGAAGGAGAAATGTATTTGTTAAAAGCTTCAATGTATTATCCCGCATCTCCACTCATAGAAAATAACCTTGCGTTGATTTATATGCAGGAAAAGTCCAATGACAAAGCCAGATATCATCTCGAAAAATTATTGGCATTGCAACCGGGAAACCCTCAGGCTACTTATAACCTGGCTATGCTCAAACTATCATCGGGAGAACTGAATGAAGCGGTGTTGGAATTAAAGCAATTAATCAGGAATTACCCGGAACATAAAAATGCGCAAGAAGCTTTGGAATTTATTAAGAAAAAGCAATATACAATCTCTGACAATGAGCATCTATAAATCAAAACATAATTATTTAGACAGCTTCTATTCGCGAAATTTAAAGTTTTTGTCAATTTCCCTTTGGATTTTACTAATTACAAACACCGCATTGTCGCAAAACCCGGACACCAGCACCTGGTTTGCCCCTGAAAGTGCCGCTTCAATCATTAATCCACATCAGGCGACGCTTGAAGACATAAAAGCCGGTAAAAAAATCTTTGAAAAAGTTTGCTGGAATTGCCATGGAACTGATGGTAAAGGTAATGGTCCGTCAGCGGTAGATATAAAAACGAAGCCAGCGGATCTGACATCGACGAAAGTTCAAAAACAAACAGATGGGGCTATTTTTTGGAAAATAACCAATGGCAGATCTGACATGTCCGCCTACGGTGAATTGCTTTCATCCAAACAACGCTGGTTGCTGGTATGCTATATCAGACAATTCGGGAACCAACAACTAATTCCATCTGAAAATGAAAATTAATATCAGTATACTTACAATTCTTGTCGTACTTTTTTTAGCGCAATCTTCATATGCACAACCGGATCCTCCCCAACGACCCCTCGCAGGAACTTTCAGAAACACGATATTAATTAATTCTGCATCAACGACAATTGTACCACGCAAAAGTTTTGAATTTCATATCAGGCATCGATTTGGACTCATCGAACCGGACAGAACAGTTATTACGAACTTTCTTGGCATGGACGGTACTTCGAATATACAATTCAGCTTCGCTTTCCCATTGGGAAATAAAACGATGATAGGTGTTGGCCGGACCAGGAACGACAAAACGTATAATTTGAATTTCAAAAGAGTACTTCTTTCACAAACAGAAGACAATAAAATACCTTTCACCGTCGCCTTATACACTAATTTCGATATCAAAACCAACAGCTTCGCTAAAATATCTTCTAACGCATACTTTTCGGATGGTGTTACTCCATTTAAGAATAAATTCAATCATCGGATCAGCTATTTTACACAATTAATATTTTCAAAAAAAATTCAAAATTTAATCTCACTGCAACTTTCACCGGCTTTCATCTATCAGAATCTGGCTGAATATAATCAAGATAACTACAGCTATGCACTACCCGTCAGTTGTGCTGTTAAAACCGGATTCTATTCATCGATCATCATTGAATATGCCTATTTAGTAAATTACACCACTGAAAATAATTTACATCCACTTTCTATTGCTATGGAATTTGGAACTGCGGGCCACGTTTTTCAGGTAATAGCAACCACAAGTCAGGCTTTAACAGAACCCGAATTGTACACCTCAACGCCAACAGCATATACAAAAGGAAATTTCCTGCTTGGGTTCAACTTAAGAAGAACATTCCGTTTGAAAAACAAGAAAAATATTGAACACACCCGCATAAAATAACTATAATCAACAGTTAATTATACATGAAATTCTACGGAAAAACAGTAACCTATATCGCACTAATAACCATACTCATTTTAACATCTTGCGAAAAGGATAAGGGGCCGATTATTATCCGACCGGAAATTCCATATGACTCAACGGTATACATGATCAGCTACAGCGGATATATACAACCGTTATTTAATGAAAATTGTGTTGGTTGTCATAACGCAGCACACCCATTTCTGAACTTGCACGCGTCCGTTTCCTACAGCGAATTAGTTTATAACGGTGAAAATGCTCCCTATGTCGACAATATTGATCCCGAGAATTCCCTATTAATTCAACGCTTAAGAGGTGTGGAATGGCCGATAATGCCTCCGAACCCTCCTCATGTAAGCGAAGCTGACATAGATTCCATAAAACTATGGATGTCTCAAGGTTATTTTGATAACTAAGAATGCTAATTTTTATTTCTGTTCATTTCACCGGAATATTATTCAAAATTTCTAAAACATATTTCCAATATTTCTGAACAGAAGAAACGGACACCCTTTCGTCAGGAGAATGAGCTCCCAAGATAGTCGGACCAAATGATATCATATCCATGCCCGGATAATTTGCGCCCAGAATACCGCATTCCAATCCGGCATGACAAGCAACTACTTCAGGTTTTTGCTGATGCAGCCGCTCATAGATATCAACAAGCACTTTCAGTATCGGCGAATCCACATTCGGTGTCCACCCGGGTAGGAGCCCGAATAATTGACAGCACATCCTCCCAATTCAAAAGCAGAACGTAAGGCATCTGCAAGATCCATCTTGGAACTTTCCACCGAAGAGCGTGTCAAACAAGCAATCATTATTTCCCCCTTGCCTACAGCGACTTTTGCGACATTATTGGAAGTCTCAACCAGATCTTTGATATCTGCACTCATTCTATAAACGCCGTTGTGAGCGGTATATATTGAACGAATGATTTTTTCCTGTGCTTCAAATTCCATTACCTGCGCAGGTAGTTCAGACTTTTTTAATTCAATTTCCATCCCCGGTTCCATCGTTTTTAATTCCGACTTAATAAACTTTGCCTGTTCCTGAATATGTTTCTCAAAAGCAGTATCCAGTCCATTCCCAACGATAACCCGGGCTACACTTTCTCTGGGAATAGCATTCCGCAGACTACCACCGCTTAAGTCTCCTATTCTGAGGCCATACTTCTGTCCGCAAGCATATAGCAAGCGATTCATTATTTTATTGGCATTTCCCAAACCTTTGTGTATGTCCATCCCCGAATGCCCTCCGTTTAACCCTCTAACGCTAAGGGTATACCCTATTGACCCGGCAGGAACAGTATCCTCGCGATACTTCCCGGAAGCAGTCACGTCTATTCCTCCTGCACAGCCGATATCAATTTCATGATCGTTCTCGGTATCAAGATTGAGGAGAATTTCTCCTCTAAGAATCCCTCCCTTCAAACCAAGTGCCCCCGTCATCCCGGTTTCTTCATCAATGGTGAATAATGCGTCGATTGCAGGATGAGGGATATCCTTACTTTCAAGAATCGCCATAATCGTTGCCACACCGATACCATTATCCGCGCCTAGCGTTGTACCCTTTGCCCGCACCCAGTCACCGTCAATGAACATCCTGATGCCCTCCTTATCGAAATCAAAAATGGTATCATTGTTCTTCTGGTGAACCATGTCAAGATGGGATTGCAGTACGATGGTCTTGCGGTTTTCCATACCGGGAGTTGCCGGTTTACGGATGATGACATTGCGGATATCATCTTCAAAAGTTTCGAGACCGAGCCGGGTACCGAAATCCTTTATAAATTGGATGACCCGTTCTTCTTTTTTAGAGGGACGGGGGACGGCGTTGAGGTCCGAGAAATTCTTCCAGATGGGCTGGGGCTCGAGATGGCGGATATCGGTGGACATACTAAAATTCTTTTCACAAATCTAATTTTTTCTTTAGAATAAAACCTGATTTGAACGCGAATGACGCGGATTTTTATGATTTTCGCTGATATTATTCCAATGATTTGAAGATGGCACAGAAAATAAGATCGAAGTATAGTGGGGTGTTGGAGATAAATTATGTGAATGGGAAGAAGGTACTGGACAGTAAAAACACCAGTTATTCTTATGGCAATTTGCAAAAAGTATGGGATAAGGTATTGCAGAAAATTAAGATGACCGGTGCAGAGCGAACATTAATTCTGGGTATGGGCGGTGGATCTTCCATTGCTTTACTAAGAGACAAATACAGGCATACCGGAAAAATTGTGGCCATAGAACTGGATCCTGTCATTATTGAAATAGCCGATACCGAATTTGGAATTCGTCCGGGAAGAGATTTGCAAATTGAATGTGTGGATGCCGCGGAA of the Bacteroidota bacterium genome contains:
- a CDS encoding T9SS type A sorting domain-containing protein, with the translated sequence MWRNNNGVVYPYVITDTLSITGSTAGSNLYYYFYDWEVEVGHSECKSPKSMATAQVEVCTGIAYTNANNLIHVYPNPAKNNFTIELTPTENDQDARVLIYDMTGREIFSSELILNYGQRSMKVINTRDLKNGTFLIKIKIGDNLFYRRIVIVK
- a CDS encoding cytochrome c translates to MSISLWILLITNTALSQNPDTSTWFAPESAASIINPHQATLEDIKAGKKIFEKVCWNCHGTDGKGNGPSAVDIKTKPADLTSTKVQKQTDGAIFWKITNGRSDMSAYGELLSSKQRWLLVCYIRQFGNQQLIPSENEN
- a CDS encoding fused MFS/spermidine synthase codes for the protein MAQKIRSKYSGVLEINYVNGKKVLDSKNTSYSYGNLQKVWDKVLQKIKMTGAERTLILGMGGGSSIALLRDKYRHTGKIVAIELDPVIIEIADTEFGIRPGRDLQIECVDAAEYVMRKTRKFDLILIDLFIDDKVPGKFLSREFWKAIAGKTAEKGKIIFNAFEDENKLAVIREELESAGLAVQFFPKINGSNMMVYGERKSNDERNS
- a CDS encoding tetratricopeptide repeat protein, giving the protein MDPQLRVEALKKPDYSHWRVICLSLVYLLMGIHIAHWKIAGRTLAPLELNEVLYTLHLGIITAGFIFMGVALLSIVIAGRFFCSWMCHILALQDLSEWILKKLKIKPKHIRSRYLYLIPFICFGYLFLLPQIQRIYFHQPLAIWRIQSDSEGWASFITNDFWRNLPGFGITMLTFFTCGFGIIYFLGSRSFCQYVCPYGALFAMTDRIAPGKIKLTGDCNQCGKCTAVCSSHIKVHKEILHFGKVVDHNCLKDLDCVQVCPNDAIHFGFTKPTGFSSLNAIPSEKKQFDFTLKEDIALVLLFLLYVPIYFGLYDSVAFLLAATVSVILSFLTILAYRMTSLSFIRTGKIILKKDDKITIYGKYFLAIFVMLLLFTCHSVTIRYHQLTGEHFYHQVANIESNSSPELGKQETQDQVNTALHHLSFIYQWGCYRPAPLLRQLSALAIYQNDYKQAVVYLEKMTKLVPQDLEARIRLAKIYVKQNNAEEAFPLLRSLANEDVHTNHDKIIKSEALVVLGHLEENSGFPAEALLHYKKAIEYHKDNKEAWLAGGVLLTKAGQRKEGEMYLLKASMYYPASPLIENNLALIYMQEKSNDKARYHLEKLLALQPGNPQATYNLAMLKLSSGELNEAVLELKQLIRNYPEHKNAQEALEFIKKKQYTISDNEHL